In Nocardioides conyzicola, one genomic interval encodes:
- a CDS encoding pilus assembly protein HicB, translating into MDITPYVESLRRDLLAAADAAGPEARAVTERLAFALDPAARLALMEAVSQAAAEITAELPSGGVDVRLNGRELEFAVHAPPPAPPAAPAPPPPPGVDETEDDGSVARITLRIPESVKTRAEELANRSGHSLNTWLVNIVRGATREGAINVDIDLSSIPFVGGNDPFGGTDPFGGKRPGKRMSGWV; encoded by the coding sequence TCGCGACCTGCTCGCCGCCGCCGACGCGGCCGGCCCGGAGGCGCGCGCCGTCACGGAGCGCCTCGCCTTCGCCCTCGACCCCGCCGCCCGACTGGCGCTCATGGAGGCCGTGTCGCAGGCAGCCGCCGAGATCACCGCGGAGCTCCCGTCGGGCGGCGTCGACGTCCGGCTCAACGGCCGGGAGCTGGAGTTCGCGGTGCACGCCCCGCCGCCCGCACCGCCGGCCGCTCCGGCCCCGCCCCCGCCGCCCGGCGTCGACGAGACCGAGGACGACGGCAGCGTCGCCCGGATCACGCTGCGCATCCCCGAGTCGGTGAAGACCCGGGCCGAGGAGCTCGCCAACCGTTCCGGCCACTCGCTCAACACCTGGCTGGTCAACATCGTCCGCGGCGCCACCCGCGAGGGCGCGATCAACGTCGACATCGACCTCTCGAGCATCCCGTTCGTCGGCGGCAACGACCCGTTCGGCGGCACCGACCCCTTCGGCGGCAAGCGCCCCGGCAAGCGCATGTCCGGGTGGGTCTGA
- a CDS encoding DUF4097 family beta strand repeat-containing protein, which produces MTQHQFDTPHPVELFVEIGKGSLDVTATETAETRVEVTGRDADQASVRHDGNQITVIGPKRGGLFGGDSRLDVRITLPTDSNAVVRTGSADVAVRGTLGTAQVKSGSGNVQLDAVTGPLLTETGSGDIRIEAAGGALKIKSGSGDIVIGETRAVTSISTGSGDVRMASSNGQTVVKTGSGDLEVGDSTLDVSLTTGSGDLVVARAHRGRVSVKGASGDVRIGIPAGVPVWTDISTVTGAIRSGLTSAGKPEEGADHVEVRARTVSGDILLIES; this is translated from the coding sequence ATGACCCAGCACCAGTTCGACACCCCTCACCCCGTCGAGCTCTTCGTCGAGATCGGCAAGGGCAGCCTCGACGTCACGGCCACCGAGACCGCGGAGACCCGCGTCGAGGTCACCGGCCGGGACGCCGACCAGGCGTCGGTCCGGCACGACGGCAACCAGATCACCGTCATCGGCCCCAAGCGCGGCGGGCTCTTCGGCGGCGACTCGCGCCTCGACGTACGCATCACCCTGCCGACCGACAGCAACGCGGTCGTCCGCACCGGCAGCGCCGACGTCGCGGTCCGCGGCACCCTCGGCACGGCCCAGGTGAAGAGCGGCTCCGGCAACGTGCAGCTCGACGCCGTCACCGGGCCGCTGCTCACCGAGACGGGCTCCGGCGACATCCGGATCGAGGCGGCCGGCGGCGCCCTGAAGATCAAGAGCGGCTCCGGCGACATCGTCATCGGCGAGACGCGAGCCGTCACCTCGATCTCGACGGGGTCCGGCGACGTGCGGATGGCAAGCAGCAACGGCCAGACCGTCGTCAAGACCGGGTCCGGCGACCTCGAGGTCGGCGACTCGACCCTGGACGTCTCCCTGACCACCGGCTCCGGCGACCTGGTGGTCGCCCGCGCCCACCGCGGCCGGGTCAGCGTCAAGGGCGCGTCCGGGGACGTCCGCATCGGCATCCCCGCCGGCGTCCCCGTGTGGACCGACATCTCGACCGTCACCGGCGCGATCCGGTCCGGGCTCACCAGTGCCGGCAAGCCCGAGGAGGGCGCCGACCACGTCGAGGTCCGGGCCCGCACCGTGAGCGGCGACATCCTGCTCATCGAGTCCTGA
- a CDS encoding siderophore-interacting protein: MTTTQESLPMILDEVEVVRVDRLSPSFVRFELGGACLADFGVDGPLYDQRIKLVFPGVPGGPPPSFAGADDSWYDTWLKRPVEERGHMRTYTIRDVRGEGVDTRLVVDIVVHPDEHGAPGPGCAWAARAAVGDRLVVIAPRRGQLYGGIEFDPGTARRLLLVGDETAVPAICSILEDLRHDAVGAAYLEVPSSADVLTVQHPEGVEVVWVARDGEPHGARLHRAVLEHLGVGGAPIDEPDEVDPDLWETPTYSSSGEEVETAATVVGHDLDGIYAWIAGESGVVTALRRVLVKDLEVDRRQVAFMGYWRRGVSMAS, from the coding sequence ATGACGACGACCCAGGAGTCCCTGCCGATGATCCTCGACGAGGTCGAGGTCGTGCGCGTCGACCGGCTGTCGCCGTCGTTCGTCCGGTTCGAGCTGGGGGGCGCGTGCCTGGCCGACTTCGGCGTCGACGGACCGCTCTACGACCAGCGGATCAAGCTGGTCTTCCCGGGCGTGCCCGGCGGCCCGCCGCCGTCGTTCGCCGGGGCCGACGACTCCTGGTACGACACCTGGCTGAAGCGCCCGGTCGAGGAGCGCGGCCACATGCGGACCTACACGATCCGCGACGTACGCGGCGAGGGCGTCGACACGCGCCTGGTCGTCGACATCGTCGTCCACCCGGACGAGCACGGCGCCCCGGGGCCGGGCTGCGCCTGGGCGGCCCGCGCGGCGGTCGGTGACCGCCTGGTCGTCATCGCGCCGCGGCGGGGCCAGCTCTACGGCGGCATCGAGTTCGACCCGGGTACGGCGAGGCGGCTGCTGCTCGTGGGCGACGAGACCGCGGTCCCGGCGATCTGCTCGATCCTCGAGGACCTGCGTCACGACGCCGTCGGCGCGGCGTACCTCGAGGTGCCGTCCTCCGCGGACGTGCTGACGGTGCAGCACCCGGAGGGCGTCGAGGTGGTGTGGGTGGCCCGCGACGGGGAGCCCCACGGCGCCCGGCTCCACCGGGCGGTGCTCGAGCACCTCGGCGTCGGGGGCGCGCCGATCGACGAGCCCGACGAGGTCGACCCCGACCTGTGGGAGACCCCGACGTACTCGTCGTCCGGGGAGGAGGTCGAGACCGCTGCGACCGTGGTGGGCCACGACCTGGACGGCATCTACGCCTGGATCGCCGGCGAGTCCGGCGTCGTGACCGCCCTGCGGCGGGTCCTCGTCAAGGACCTCGAGGTCGACCGCCGCCAGGTCGCCTTCATGGGCTACTGGCGCCGCGGCGTCTCCATGGCCTCCTGA
- a CDS encoding response regulator encodes MNLAQRVARVTRTGLLVVAVAAIVNISLLSYLGLVLGPDTSRATSGARELRKAHLDMLDQETALRAYLITGQDRFLEPYESGRADVEVQLAAAADDLSGDPELEQLLAAQQERQDEWTKRWVPRVLAEAPTFADAPSSETEISLVSIGKSLFDNYRSAHERAQAAADDASATLEERRTHVLQIALALGLALLAVGIVVIGLQSRRLQAAVVKPVDALLVTIGELRDGDLTARSPQRGPDEFRAIGRGLDEMAAALDAQRLEAARRERDLVVARSAAEDANAAKSAFLATMSHEIRTPMNAVIGLTGLLLDTPLSEEQREFAETVRQSGDTLLTIINDVLDFSKIESGELVLEEQQFVLRDLVESSLDLVTPQAAAKGLDLVAQIDPHAPPVLRGDVTRIRQVLVNLLGNAVKFTSTGEVLVTVQAEETADDVPGRTEVSFAVSDTGIGIPADRMDRLFRSFSQVDASTTRVYGGTGLGLAISLRLAEAMSGRLDVVSELGTGSTFTLVLPLTPGQELVDQVRIAPAELPGRSALVVDDNDTNRRILRAQLEAWGMNVVDFADPVDARAHAGDPAHRYDVAILDMHMPVLDGMQLATELRALPDWRAVPFILLTSLGDGVPGAAELGLVHLTKPVKANALRTHVAQALGARNLPAPDASNQDTIRSMRVLLAEDNVVNQRVGVLMLERLGQRPVVVSNGVEALTAVRATTYDLVLMDVQMPEMDGWEATRRIRAELPPERQPRIVAMTANALDGDREASLAAGMDDHLAKPVRAEELAAVLRRVGSSVAPAVQVAPTPSDRDAVDPRALDDLTGHLGAAGADFRTKLVSTWRVESARQLVALDAAAVAGDGAAAEQVLHSMRSASAALGAVRLATLAEAIEERLRTGAPGDLAADVARVRGEVTAASAGFDLPG; translated from the coding sequence GTGAACCTCGCCCAACGGGTCGCGCGCGTCACCCGCACCGGCCTGCTGGTGGTGGCGGTCGCCGCCATCGTCAACATCTCGCTGTTGAGCTATCTCGGCCTGGTCCTCGGCCCCGACACCTCCCGGGCGACCAGCGGGGCGCGCGAGCTGCGCAAGGCCCACCTCGACATGCTCGACCAGGAGACCGCGCTGCGGGCGTACCTGATCACCGGTCAGGACAGGTTCCTCGAGCCCTACGAGAGCGGCCGCGCCGATGTCGAGGTCCAGCTCGCGGCGGCGGCCGACGACCTGTCCGGCGATCCGGAGCTCGAACAGCTGCTCGCCGCGCAGCAGGAACGTCAGGACGAGTGGACGAAGCGGTGGGTCCCCCGAGTGCTGGCCGAGGCACCGACGTTCGCCGACGCACCCAGCAGCGAGACCGAGATCTCTCTCGTCAGCATCGGCAAGTCGCTCTTCGACAACTACCGCTCCGCGCACGAGCGGGCCCAGGCCGCCGCCGACGACGCCAGCGCCACCCTCGAGGAGCGTCGCACCCACGTCCTGCAGATCGCCCTCGCCCTCGGCCTCGCCCTGCTCGCGGTCGGCATCGTCGTGATCGGGCTCCAGTCCCGACGGCTCCAGGCCGCGGTGGTCAAGCCCGTGGACGCGCTGCTGGTCACGATCGGCGAGCTGCGCGACGGCGACCTCACCGCGCGCAGCCCGCAACGGGGTCCCGACGAGTTCCGCGCGATCGGCCGGGGGCTCGACGAGATGGCCGCAGCCCTGGACGCCCAGCGGCTGGAGGCGGCCCGACGCGAACGCGACCTCGTCGTCGCGCGCAGCGCGGCGGAGGACGCCAACGCGGCCAAGTCGGCCTTCCTGGCGACCATGTCCCACGAGATCCGCACCCCGATGAACGCGGTCATCGGGTTGACCGGGCTGCTGCTCGACACCCCGCTCAGCGAGGAGCAGCGCGAGTTCGCCGAGACCGTGCGTCAGAGCGGCGACACCCTCCTCACGATCATCAACGACGTCCTCGACTTCTCGAAGATCGAGTCCGGCGAGCTGGTGCTGGAGGAGCAGCAGTTCGTGCTGCGCGACCTCGTCGAGAGCTCGCTCGACCTGGTCACCCCGCAGGCCGCGGCGAAGGGTCTCGACCTGGTCGCCCAGATCGACCCGCACGCGCCACCGGTGCTGCGCGGCGACGTCACGCGGATCCGCCAGGTCCTGGTCAACCTTCTGGGCAACGCGGTGAAGTTCACCAGCACCGGCGAGGTGCTCGTCACCGTGCAGGCCGAGGAGACCGCCGACGACGTACCTGGACGGACCGAGGTCTCGTTCGCCGTCAGCGACACGGGCATCGGCATCCCGGCCGACCGGATGGACCGGCTGTTCCGGTCCTTCAGCCAGGTCGACGCCAGCACCACCCGGGTGTACGGCGGCACCGGCCTCGGGCTGGCGATCAGCCTGCGGCTCGCGGAGGCGATGTCCGGGCGGCTCGACGTCGTCAGCGAGCTCGGCACCGGCTCGACCTTCACCCTCGTCCTGCCCCTCACCCCCGGGCAGGAGCTCGTGGACCAGGTCCGCATCGCCCCGGCGGAGCTGCCCGGCCGGTCGGCGCTCGTCGTGGACGACAACGACACCAACCGCCGGATCCTGCGGGCGCAGCTCGAGGCCTGGGGGATGAACGTGGTCGACTTCGCCGACCCCGTCGACGCCCGCGCGCACGCCGGCGACCCGGCCCACCGCTACGACGTCGCCATCCTCGACATGCACATGCCGGTCCTGGACGGGATGCAGCTGGCCACGGAGCTCCGCGCGCTCCCCGACTGGCGAGCGGTGCCGTTCATCCTGCTCACCTCGCTCGGGGACGGGGTCCCGGGTGCGGCCGAGCTCGGGCTCGTGCACCTGACCAAGCCGGTCAAGGCCAACGCCCTGCGCACGCACGTCGCCCAGGCCCTCGGCGCCCGGAACCTGCCGGCGCCCGACGCGAGCAACCAGGACACGATCCGGTCGATGCGGGTCCTCCTCGCCGAGGACAACGTCGTCAACCAGCGGGTCGGTGTGCTCATGCTCGAGCGCCTGGGCCAGCGGCCGGTCGTGGTCAGCAACGGGGTCGAGGCACTGACGGCTGTGCGGGCGACGACGTACGACCTGGTGCTGATGGATGTGCAGATGCCGGAGATGGACGGCTGGGAGGCGACCCGCAGGATTCGGGCCGAGCTCCCGCCCGAGCGCCAGCCCCGGATCGTCGCGATGACGGCCAACGCGCTCGACGGCGACCGTGAAGCCAGCCTCGCGGCGGGGATGGACGACCACCTGGCCAAGCCGGTGCGGGCCGAGGAGCTCGCCGCCGTGCTCCGCAGGGTGGGCTCGTCGGTCGCTCCTGCCGTCCAGGTGGCGCCGACTCCCTCCGATCGCGACGCCGTCGACCCCCGCGCCCTCGACGACCTCACCGGGCACCTCGGCGCGGCGGGTGCGGACTTCCGGACCAAGCTGGTCTCCACCTGGCGGGTCGAGTCGGCCCGCCAGCTCGTGGCGCTCGACGCCGCCGCGGTCGCCGGCGACGGGGCGGCCGCGGAGCAGGTCCTCCACAGCATGCGGTCGGCCAGCGCCGCGCTCGGCGCCGTCCGACTGGCGACGCTGGCCGAGGCGATCGAGGAGCGGCTGCGCACGGGCGCGCCGGGTGACCTCGCCGCCGACGTCGCCCGGGTGCGGGGCGAGGTCACGGCCGCGTCCGCCGGCTTCGACCTGCCCGGCTGA
- the dcd gene encoding dCTP deaminase: MLLSDRDILAQIDDGRIAMEPWDPAMLQPSSIDVRLDRFFRVFENHKYPHIDPAADQSDLTREVEPEGDEPFILHPGEFVLGSTYEVVTLPDDIAARVEGKSSLGRLGLLTHATAGFVDPGFSGHVTLELANVATLPIKLYPGMKIGQFCFFRLSSASEHPYGSEKYGSRYQGQRGPTPSRSFQNFHRTPI, encoded by the coding sequence GTGCTGCTGTCAGACCGCGACATCCTGGCCCAGATCGACGACGGCCGGATCGCGATGGAACCCTGGGATCCGGCGATGCTCCAGCCGTCGTCCATCGACGTGCGCCTCGACCGGTTCTTCCGGGTGTTCGAGAACCACAAGTACCCGCACATCGACCCGGCGGCCGACCAGTCCGACCTGACGCGCGAGGTGGAGCCGGAGGGCGACGAGCCGTTCATCCTGCACCCGGGGGAGTTCGTGCTCGGTTCGACGTACGAGGTGGTCACGCTGCCCGACGACATCGCGGCCCGGGTCGAGGGCAAGTCCTCGCTGGGCCGGCTGGGCCTGCTGACCCACGCGACCGCCGGCTTCGTCGACCCCGGCTTCTCCGGGCACGTGACGCTCGAGCTCGCCAACGTCGCGACGCTGCCGATCAAGCTCTACCCCGGCATGAAGATCGGGCAGTTCTGCTTCTTCCGGCTGAGCTCGGCCAGCGAGCACCCGTACGGCTCGGAGAAGTACGGCTCCCGCTACCAGGGCCAGCGCGGACCGACCCCGTCGCGCTCGTTCCAGAACTTCCACCGCACCCCGATCTAG